A window of the Zeugodacus cucurbitae isolate PBARC_wt_2022May chromosome 4, idZeuCucr1.2, whole genome shotgun sequence genome harbors these coding sequences:
- the LOC105216578 gene encoding uncharacterized protein LOC105216578 isoform X1 translates to MAQYYQIQNLEDLKQIYADVQVVHVASEDVGVGSHNRPQQLLLPDDQLMLNEGQQVVYQTTNVPAQQQYQQQPTAATTQYIIGDEISQQQQPVQHQQVMYDHHHQQQQQHYVHESQQLPQDHHQLAQQTQQQQPQLYYTTEQILQPNSLVQQQQQQEMQQQQQLHVQQQQYQQQQQQQQQIVHQQHAMQAPQQTQQIVYRMQTQQQSQNQQTQMLNNAHVILQQPSGQQVLIQSPQHPEIIMRQSMPQQRIIYNTNRVLYTQQQQQQPQSQTILQQSPQTHQQHPQQQHIQLQATPTTSPIHTTARLVQTRVGASPQEAAHQHQQTAAQQNVVFHPIQTTSVQNPQQLKPQIQQQSQMALQQTPQQHLVASTMSTGVSGGGVMRGAIRNKSPRGGGTIGSTHTLIARMPVSTVGRAVRPPVATPMQSPQNPRATRPRGGAAGGARARGAARGARGGAVISGRSTQVSTPIVQPQQQQQQQPQQLQTQQQISPSQQLMSNTMSKNITILNQQGQVKHIYRNIGDNHQQQMQLVTGTSQAQQRTTQIVGARFRTPLVSSSANVSNGNNSSNSGGSSGNYELDLEDSIQAVVVKKDQQKPTGSTSNIANPVGTTLTSYFAKEEDDTRLVRTQNGACITLAEYRKRHNPNPASSSTTTTTILQMKTPIRASGPPSSNKILPSHSSGNPVIVPVARVAPQPIQSTQQSQAPLTMTTSSSAVHRTSHNNYEIHTQHVMQNRNNTQMAEKDRNSAKMLVILVSGEQRLITFTLPRESCTVQDLLEQVGVPFDSSTTIQCVENPGANIDFVVTVGFSVQESASELISRAEQTLQMNRQQDAMGGNNLPTTNTSSGGSAGSTNVPQGTVGQTAITNTYGNLTNNPAQTSSAVVNESTHKDGNSSNVTANTVKNSSASSTNPTEDVPRKIIQGFLAVCQSCGFSGYDHAKCERCKRVFLDPPKRVPCVKNLGNNNASTTADTNFSKSIGNSDVVTGDKRRGSDALARSQAKNAPSSYGSTGSSVSSRGRGGLGGTARGRGTRSGRRTAEVEPVILTLSSDEEDDDESSNKAPGSFSAISNAANSSAFKTQNYEPLTFEQSMPDLDENTIYADFQRDDVTDLSNCTDKLSTALQCKVVRIGTYRFEPKEPVTFTSKGVCLVAPLVNSPNDSFPLHIHKREVVKIIAHFSKVSESMLCFYTLRNCAQYIKNSLQMKDHGAGIDGSAYFSPNGPYQVRKIILQFNSCSDQSRNVIKSIWDFFDEISDVDAQDLLQRAEATDRQITNKSNETAPTTSVTTTQLNPNEIRQLLIYPPGKGGISINTEDYLCLATDQYLNDIIIDFYLKWVHNNVIPETQRERAFIFSTFFYKRLTTLTRHHHNPDKDVKQTAAQKRHARVQNWTKNVNLFEKDFIIIPINEQSHWFLAIICFPTLKGPVTYDTNIPVEPQLLKKQKGKKVSLQIGNTTITPLSKRDSSTMLAEVCGVGDDDSERDEAEGDESDLASEDSDFDSGASTSAVSATVSGAVAPSNSNTSNNNTSSGVKSQAIKQPLILIFDSLAGASRSRVVATLRDYLTCEYRAKMPDSTPHVFNKDNMPGHCVKVPQQNNFTDCGLYLLQYVEHFFKDPIRDYRLPIKQLSNWFDTLTVTRKREDISQLLQQLMNERNGPNHQVILPEIPLPTSNGQLVEPPEGYNIEFEEEETCEDAAEEDDDNTDADGTPNDADGTASSTHTDELVSVKVPTTKTVTTTALVPTQGRKIVVKRRMQLVSNATVGNNNSETLTTTASVVTGATGGQNNRSGNQAKYRKFE, encoded by the exons ATGGCGCAATATTACCAAATACAAAACTTGGAAGATTTAAAGCAGATATACGCAGATGTCCAAGTTGTTCATGTTGCTAGTGAAGATGTTGGCGTCGGTAGCCATAACCGACCCCAG caatTACTCCTGCCGGATGATCAACTAATGTTAAATGAAGGTCAGCAGGTAGTTTATCAAACTACAAATGTACCAGCACAGCAACAATATCAGCAACAGCCCACAGCTGCAACTACTCAATATATAATAGGAGATGAAatctcgcaacaacaacaaccagttcAACATCAACAAGTTATGTATGaccatcatcatcaacaacagcagcaacattaTGTACATGAAAGCCAACAATTGCCGCAGGATCACCACCAATTGGCTCAAcagacacaacaacagcaaccacaatTGTATTATACCACCGAGCAAATATTACAACCGAATTCCTtagtacaacagcaacagcagcaagagatgcaacaacaacaacagttgcatgttcagcagcagcaatatcagcaacagcagcagcagcaacagcaaattgTACATCAGCAACATGCAATGCAGGCACCACAGCAAACTCAACAAATAGTTTATCGAATGCAAACGCAGCAACAATCACAAAATCAACAAACCCAA ATGCTTAATAATGCACATGTTATATTACAACAACCATCGGGTCAACAGGTATTAATTCAATCACCACAACATCCAGAAATAATAATGCGTCAATCAATGCCACAGCAAcgtattatttataatacaaatcGTGTATTGtatactcaacaacaacaacaacaacctcaaTCTCAAACCATTCTTCAGCAATCTCCACAAACGCATCAGCAACATCCACAACAGCAGCACATACAATTACAAGCTACACCCACTACTAGTCCAATTCACACGACAGCACGTTTAGTTCAGACGAGAGTAGGTGCTTCACCTCAAGAAGCGGCACACCAACATCAACAAACAGCGGCACAACAAAATGTTGTATTTCATCCCATTCAAACAACTAGTGTTCAAAATCCTCAACAGTTGAAACCCCAAATACAACAGCAATCCCAAATGGCATTACAGCAAACACCGCAACAACATTTGGTAGCTTCAACTATGAGTACAGGGGTGTCGGGTGGGGGTGTTATGCGTGGGGCTATTCGTAATAAATCACCACGAGGAGGTGGTACTATTGGGAGTACTCATACTCTAATCGCACGTATGCCTGTTTCTACAGTAGGTCGAGCTGTACGACCTCCAGTAGCCACACCAATGCAGTCCCCACAAAATCCTCGAGCAACTAGGCCTAGAGGAGGAGCAGCAGGAGGTGCACGAGCACGTGGAGCGGCTCGTGGAGCACGTGGAGGAGCTGTAATCTCTGGTAGAAGCACACAAGTATCCACACCAATAGTGCaaccacagcagcaacaacaacaacagccccAGCAGTTACAAACCCAACAGCAAATATCTCCATCGCAACAACTTATGTCGAATACAATgagtaaaaatattacaattctgAACCAACAAGGACAAGTAAAGCATATATATCGCAACATTGGTGATAACCACCAACAACAGATGCAATTAGTGACAGGTACATCGCAGGCGCAACAGCGTACAACACAAATAGTTGGGGCACGTTTTCGTACTCCCTTAGTGTCCTCCAGTGCGAATGTGAGTAATGGTAACAACTCAAGCAATAGTGGGGGTAGCAGTGGCAACTATGAATTAGATTTAGAAGATAGTATTCAAGCCGTTGTGGTAAAAAAGGATCAACAAAAACCAACTGGATCGACCTCCAATATTGCTAATCCCGTAGGTACTACTCTAACCAGTTATTTTGCCAAAGAGGAGGATGATACACGTTTAGTGCGGACTCAAAACGGAGCTTGTATCACTTTAGCTGAATATCGCAAACGCCATAATCCCAACCCTGCCTCATCtagtacaactacaacaactatttTGCAAATGAAGACACCAATACGGGCAAGCGGACCTCcatcttcaaataaaatattaccgTCGCATTCTTCAGGAAACCCTGTAATAGTCCCGGTTGCACGAGTAGCACCTCAACCGATTCAGTCGACTCAACAATCTCAAGCGCCGCTGACAATGACAACTTCGTCGTCCGCGGTACATCGCACATCACATAATAACTACGAAATTCATACGCAACATGTTATGCAGAATAGAAATAATACCCAGATGGCAGAAAAGGATAGAAACAGTGCCAAAATGTTGGTTATACTCGTGTCAGGTGAACAGCGGCTCATTACATTCACCTTACCGCGAGAATCGTGCACCGTTCAAGATTTGCTTGAACAAGTAGGTGTCCCTTTTGATAGTTCGACAACGATACAATGTGTAGAAAATCCCGGTGCAAATATAGATTTTGTTGTAACGGTTGGTTTTTCGGTCCAGGAATCCGCCAGCGAACTAATTTCTCGTGCTGAACAAACTTTGCAAATGAATAGACAACAGGATGCAATGGGTGGCAACAATTTACCAACAACTAATACTTCTTCAGGGGGTAGTGCCGGAAGTACAAATGTGCCACAAGGAACTGTTGGTCAGACAGCAATAACAAACACTTATGGAAATTTGACAAATAACCCAGCTCAAACGTCCAGCGCAGTTGTTAATGAATCGACACATAAAGATGGAAATAGCAGTAATGTAACAGCAAATACTGTCAAAAACAGCTCTGCATCATCCACTAACCCAACAGAGGATGTTCCACGAAAAATTATACAAGGATTTCTTGCTGTTTGTCAAAGCTGCGGCTTCAGCGGGTACGATCATGCTAAATGTGAACGCTGTAAACGAGTTTTTCTCGATCCACCGAAACGAGTTCCTTGTGTTAAGAACTTAGGAAATAATAACGCTTCAACGACAGCCGACACGAATTTCTCAAAGTCGATTGGCAACAGCGATGTCGTGACAGGTGATAAACGGCGAGGCAGTGACGCATTAGCTCGCTCTCAAGCTAAAAATGCGCCAAGTTCCTACGGTAGCACAGGTAGTAGTGTTTCGTCACGAGGTCGTGGCGGACTTGGCGGCACTGCACGCGGACGCGGAACACGTAGTGGACGCCGAACCGCCGAAGTGGAGCCTGTAATTCTTACACTAAGTAGTGACGAGGAGGATGATGATGAATCGTCAAACAAGGCACCAGGATCG TTTTCTGCAATTTCTAATGCTGCAAATTCTTCAGCatttaaaacacaaaattacgAGCCATTGACTTTTGAACAATCCATGCCAGATTTAgatgaaaatacaatttacgCAG attttcaaagagatgatgTGACTGATCTATCTAATTGCACCGATAAGCTAAGTACGGCGTTGCAGTGCAAAGTTGTACGAATAGGAACATACCGCTTTGAACCTAAAGAGCCG GTGACTTTTACATCGAAAGGCGTTTGCCTGGTAGCTCCTTTGGTAAATAGTCCAAATGATAGTTTCcctttacatatacataaaaggGAAGTTGTAAAAATTATCGCACATTTTTCGAAAGTTTCGGAATCAATGTTGTGTTTTTACACCCTACGAAATTGTGCTCAGTACATAAAGAACAGTTTACAAATGAAGGACCACGGCGCGGGAATTGATGGCT ctgCTTATTTTTCACCTAATGGTCCTTATCAAGtgcgaaaaataattttacaatttaattcaTGTTCGGATCAATCACGCAATGTAATAAAATCCATTTGGGATTTTTTCGACGAGATCTCCGACGTAGATGCTCAAGATCTATTGCAACGTGCGGAAGCTACTGATAgacaaataacaaacaaatctaACGA AACCGCACCCACAACATCCGTTACCACAACCCAACTGAACCCTAACGAAATAAGACAATTGCTTATTTATCCACCTGGTAAAGGTGGTATTTCAATTAATACAGAAGACTATCTTTGCCTCGCCACGGACCAATATTTGAACGACATAATAAtcgacttttatttaaaatgggtTCATAATAATGTGATACCAGAGACACAGCGGGAACGTGCTTTTATTTTCAGTACATTCTTTTATAAACGTTTAACAACGCTGACACGCCATCATCATAACCCCGACAAAGACGTTAAACAGACTGCAGCACAAAAGCGGCATGCTCGTGTTCAAAATTGGACAAAGAATGTGAATTTGTTTGAAAAGGACTTCATCATTATTCCTATTAATGAGCAATCCCATTGGTTCTTAGCTATTATATGCTTCCCGACGTTGAAAGGTCCAGTTACATATGATACCAATATCCCAGTAGAACCGCAATTACTCAAGAAACAAA AAGGAAAAAAGGTGTCACTGCAAATAGGTAATACGACGATTACACCACTCTCTAAAAGAGATAGCAGTACGATGTTAGCTGAAGTGTGTGGAGTTGGTGATGATGACAGCGAGCGTGATGAAGCAGAAGGAGACGAAAGTGATTTAGCATCCGAAGATAGCGATTTTGATAGTGGTGCAAGCACATCGGCTGTATCTGCAACAGTTAGTGGAGCGGTGGCGCCTTCCAACAGTAATACGTCTAATAACAATACAAGTAGCGGAGTTAAATCGCAAGCAATTAAACAgccattaatattgattttcgATTCTCTGGCGGGAGCTTCTCGAAGtcgtgttgttgcaacattgcgAGACTATCTGACATGTGAATATCGGGCGAAAATGCCTGATTCCACTCCTCATGTATTTAACAAAGATAATATGCCAGGCCATTGTGTGAAAGTGCCACAGCAAAATAACTTCACAGATTGTGGTCTATACTTATTGCAATATGTAGAACATTTTTTTAAGGATCCAATTAGAGACTATAGACTGCCAATCAAACAGTTAAGTAATTGGTTTGATACTTTAACAGTTACGCGTAAGCGCGAAGACATTTCGCAATTATTGCAACAATTGATGAACGAGAGAAATGGGCCAAATCATCAAGTTATTTTGCCGGAAATACCATTGCCCACTTCAAATGGCCAACTTGTCGAACCCCCTGAGGGTTATAATATTGAATTCGAAGAGGAAGAAACGTGCGAAGATGCAGCAGAGGAG gaCGATGATAATACGGATGCCGATGGCACACCGAATGATGCTGACGGTACTGCCAGTAGTACACACACAGATGAACTGGTTAGTGTTAAAGTACCAACTACAAAGACGGTGACAACCACGGCCTTAGTACCTACGCAGGGACGAAAAATTGTCGTAAAAAGGCGAATGCAACTAGTTAGCAACGCAACAGTTGGTAACAATAACAGCGAAACATTAACCACAACGGCGTCAGTTGTAACGGGGGCTACCGGGGGGCAAAATAATCGTAGTGGGAACCAAGCTAAATATCGCAAATTCGAATAA
- the LOC105216578 gene encoding uncharacterized protein LOC105216578 isoform X2, whose protein sequence is MAQYYQIQNLEDLKQIYADVQVVHVASEDVGVGSHNRPQQLLLPDDQLMLNEGQQVVYQTTNVPAQQQYQQQPTAATTQYIIGDEISQQQQPVQHQQVMYDHHHQQQQQHYVHESQQLPQDHHQLAQQTQQQQPQLYYTTEQILQPNSLVQQQQQQEMQQQQQLHVQQQQYQQQQQQQQQIVHQQHAMQAPQQTQQIVYRMQTQQQSQNQQTQMLNNAHVILQQPSGQQVLIQSPQHPEIIMRQSMPQQRIIYNTNRVLYTQQQQQQPQSQTILQQSPQTHQQHPQQQHIQLQATPTTSPIHTTARLVQTRVGASPQEAAHQHQQTAAQQNVVFHPIQTTSVQNPQQLKPQIQQQSQMALQQTPQQHLVASTMSTGVSGGGVMRGAIRNKSPRGGGTIGSTHTLIARMPVSTVGRAVRPPVATPMQSPQNPRATRPRGGAAGGARARGAARGARGGAVISGRSTQVSTPIVQPQQQQQQQPQQLQTQQQISPSQQLMSNTMSKNITILNQQGQVKHIYRNIGDNHQQQMQLVTGTSQAQQRTTQIVGARFRTPLVSSSANVSNGNNSSNSGGSSGNYELDLEDSIQAVVVKKDQQKPTGSTSNIANPVGTTLTSYFAKEEDDTRLVRTQNGACITLAEYRKRHNPNPASSSTTTTTILQMKTPIRASGPPSSNKILPSHSSGNPVIVPVARVAPQPIQSTQQSQAPLTMTTSSSAVHRTSHNNYEIHTQHVMQNRNNTQMAEKDRNSAKMLVILVSGEQRLITFTLPRESCTVQDLLEQVGVPFDSSTTIQCVENPGANIDFVVTVGFSVQESASELISRAEQTLQMNRQQDAMGGNNLPTTNTSSGGSAGSTNVPQGTVGQTAITNTYGNLTNNPAQTSSAVVNESTHKDGNSSNVTANTVKNSSASSTNPTEDVPRKIIQGFLAVCQSCGFSGYDHAKCERCKRVFLDPPKRVPCVKNLGNNNASTTADTNFSKSIGNSDVVTGDKRRGSDALARSQAKNAPSSYGSTGSSVSSRGRGGLGGTARGRGTRSGRRTAEVEPVILTLSSDEEDDDESSNKAPGSFSAISNAANSSAFKTQNYEPLTFEQSMPDLDENTIYADFQRDDVTDLSNCTDKLSTALQCKVVRIGTYRFEPKEPVTFTSKGVCLVAPLVNSPNDSFPLHIHKREVVKIIAHFSKVSESMLCFYTLRNCAQYIKNSLQMKDHGAGIDGSAYFSPNGPYQVRKIILQFNSCSDQSRNVIKSIWDFFDEISDVDAQDLLQRAEATDRQITNKSNETAPTTSVTTTQLNPNEIRQLLIYPPGKGGISINTEDYLCLATDQYLNDIIIDFYLKWVHNNVIPETQRERAFIFSTFFYKRLTTLTRHHHNPDKDVKQTAAQKRHARVQNWTKNVNLFEKDFIIIPINEQSHWFLAIICFPTLKGPVTYDTNIPVEPQLLKKQRKKVSLQIGNTTITPLSKRDSSTMLAEVCGVGDDDSERDEAEGDESDLASEDSDFDSGASTSAVSATVSGAVAPSNSNTSNNNTSSGVKSQAIKQPLILIFDSLAGASRSRVVATLRDYLTCEYRAKMPDSTPHVFNKDNMPGHCVKVPQQNNFTDCGLYLLQYVEHFFKDPIRDYRLPIKQLSNWFDTLTVTRKREDISQLLQQLMNERNGPNHQVILPEIPLPTSNGQLVEPPEGYNIEFEEEETCEDAAEEDDDNTDADGTPNDADGTASSTHTDELVSVKVPTTKTVTTTALVPTQGRKIVVKRRMQLVSNATVGNNNSETLTTTASVVTGATGGQNNRSGNQAKYRKFE, encoded by the exons ATGGCGCAATATTACCAAATACAAAACTTGGAAGATTTAAAGCAGATATACGCAGATGTCCAAGTTGTTCATGTTGCTAGTGAAGATGTTGGCGTCGGTAGCCATAACCGACCCCAG caatTACTCCTGCCGGATGATCAACTAATGTTAAATGAAGGTCAGCAGGTAGTTTATCAAACTACAAATGTACCAGCACAGCAACAATATCAGCAACAGCCCACAGCTGCAACTACTCAATATATAATAGGAGATGAAatctcgcaacaacaacaaccagttcAACATCAACAAGTTATGTATGaccatcatcatcaacaacagcagcaacattaTGTACATGAAAGCCAACAATTGCCGCAGGATCACCACCAATTGGCTCAAcagacacaacaacagcaaccacaatTGTATTATACCACCGAGCAAATATTACAACCGAATTCCTtagtacaacagcaacagcagcaagagatgcaacaacaacaacagttgcatgttcagcagcagcaatatcagcaacagcagcagcagcaacagcaaattgTACATCAGCAACATGCAATGCAGGCACCACAGCAAACTCAACAAATAGTTTATCGAATGCAAACGCAGCAACAATCACAAAATCAACAAACCCAA ATGCTTAATAATGCACATGTTATATTACAACAACCATCGGGTCAACAGGTATTAATTCAATCACCACAACATCCAGAAATAATAATGCGTCAATCAATGCCACAGCAAcgtattatttataatacaaatcGTGTATTGtatactcaacaacaacaacaacaacctcaaTCTCAAACCATTCTTCAGCAATCTCCACAAACGCATCAGCAACATCCACAACAGCAGCACATACAATTACAAGCTACACCCACTACTAGTCCAATTCACACGACAGCACGTTTAGTTCAGACGAGAGTAGGTGCTTCACCTCAAGAAGCGGCACACCAACATCAACAAACAGCGGCACAACAAAATGTTGTATTTCATCCCATTCAAACAACTAGTGTTCAAAATCCTCAACAGTTGAAACCCCAAATACAACAGCAATCCCAAATGGCATTACAGCAAACACCGCAACAACATTTGGTAGCTTCAACTATGAGTACAGGGGTGTCGGGTGGGGGTGTTATGCGTGGGGCTATTCGTAATAAATCACCACGAGGAGGTGGTACTATTGGGAGTACTCATACTCTAATCGCACGTATGCCTGTTTCTACAGTAGGTCGAGCTGTACGACCTCCAGTAGCCACACCAATGCAGTCCCCACAAAATCCTCGAGCAACTAGGCCTAGAGGAGGAGCAGCAGGAGGTGCACGAGCACGTGGAGCGGCTCGTGGAGCACGTGGAGGAGCTGTAATCTCTGGTAGAAGCACACAAGTATCCACACCAATAGTGCaaccacagcagcaacaacaacaacagccccAGCAGTTACAAACCCAACAGCAAATATCTCCATCGCAACAACTTATGTCGAATACAATgagtaaaaatattacaattctgAACCAACAAGGACAAGTAAAGCATATATATCGCAACATTGGTGATAACCACCAACAACAGATGCAATTAGTGACAGGTACATCGCAGGCGCAACAGCGTACAACACAAATAGTTGGGGCACGTTTTCGTACTCCCTTAGTGTCCTCCAGTGCGAATGTGAGTAATGGTAACAACTCAAGCAATAGTGGGGGTAGCAGTGGCAACTATGAATTAGATTTAGAAGATAGTATTCAAGCCGTTGTGGTAAAAAAGGATCAACAAAAACCAACTGGATCGACCTCCAATATTGCTAATCCCGTAGGTACTACTCTAACCAGTTATTTTGCCAAAGAGGAGGATGATACACGTTTAGTGCGGACTCAAAACGGAGCTTGTATCACTTTAGCTGAATATCGCAAACGCCATAATCCCAACCCTGCCTCATCtagtacaactacaacaactatttTGCAAATGAAGACACCAATACGGGCAAGCGGACCTCcatcttcaaataaaatattaccgTCGCATTCTTCAGGAAACCCTGTAATAGTCCCGGTTGCACGAGTAGCACCTCAACCGATTCAGTCGACTCAACAATCTCAAGCGCCGCTGACAATGACAACTTCGTCGTCCGCGGTACATCGCACATCACATAATAACTACGAAATTCATACGCAACATGTTATGCAGAATAGAAATAATACCCAGATGGCAGAAAAGGATAGAAACAGTGCCAAAATGTTGGTTATACTCGTGTCAGGTGAACAGCGGCTCATTACATTCACCTTACCGCGAGAATCGTGCACCGTTCAAGATTTGCTTGAACAAGTAGGTGTCCCTTTTGATAGTTCGACAACGATACAATGTGTAGAAAATCCCGGTGCAAATATAGATTTTGTTGTAACGGTTGGTTTTTCGGTCCAGGAATCCGCCAGCGAACTAATTTCTCGTGCTGAACAAACTTTGCAAATGAATAGACAACAGGATGCAATGGGTGGCAACAATTTACCAACAACTAATACTTCTTCAGGGGGTAGTGCCGGAAGTACAAATGTGCCACAAGGAACTGTTGGTCAGACAGCAATAACAAACACTTATGGAAATTTGACAAATAACCCAGCTCAAACGTCCAGCGCAGTTGTTAATGAATCGACACATAAAGATGGAAATAGCAGTAATGTAACAGCAAATACTGTCAAAAACAGCTCTGCATCATCCACTAACCCAACAGAGGATGTTCCACGAAAAATTATACAAGGATTTCTTGCTGTTTGTCAAAGCTGCGGCTTCAGCGGGTACGATCATGCTAAATGTGAACGCTGTAAACGAGTTTTTCTCGATCCACCGAAACGAGTTCCTTGTGTTAAGAACTTAGGAAATAATAACGCTTCAACGACAGCCGACACGAATTTCTCAAAGTCGATTGGCAACAGCGATGTCGTGACAGGTGATAAACGGCGAGGCAGTGACGCATTAGCTCGCTCTCAAGCTAAAAATGCGCCAAGTTCCTACGGTAGCACAGGTAGTAGTGTTTCGTCACGAGGTCGTGGCGGACTTGGCGGCACTGCACGCGGACGCGGAACACGTAGTGGACGCCGAACCGCCGAAGTGGAGCCTGTAATTCTTACACTAAGTAGTGACGAGGAGGATGATGATGAATCGTCAAACAAGGCACCAGGATCG TTTTCTGCAATTTCTAATGCTGCAAATTCTTCAGCatttaaaacacaaaattacgAGCCATTGACTTTTGAACAATCCATGCCAGATTTAgatgaaaatacaatttacgCAG attttcaaagagatgatgTGACTGATCTATCTAATTGCACCGATAAGCTAAGTACGGCGTTGCAGTGCAAAGTTGTACGAATAGGAACATACCGCTTTGAACCTAAAGAGCCG GTGACTTTTACATCGAAAGGCGTTTGCCTGGTAGCTCCTTTGGTAAATAGTCCAAATGATAGTTTCcctttacatatacataaaaggGAAGTTGTAAAAATTATCGCACATTTTTCGAAAGTTTCGGAATCAATGTTGTGTTTTTACACCCTACGAAATTGTGCTCAGTACATAAAGAACAGTTTACAAATGAAGGACCACGGCGCGGGAATTGATGGCT ctgCTTATTTTTCACCTAATGGTCCTTATCAAGtgcgaaaaataattttacaatttaattcaTGTTCGGATCAATCACGCAATGTAATAAAATCCATTTGGGATTTTTTCGACGAGATCTCCGACGTAGATGCTCAAGATCTATTGCAACGTGCGGAAGCTACTGATAgacaaataacaaacaaatctaACGA AACCGCACCCACAACATCCGTTACCACAACCCAACTGAACCCTAACGAAATAAGACAATTGCTTATTTATCCACCTGGTAAAGGTGGTATTTCAATTAATACAGAAGACTATCTTTGCCTCGCCACGGACCAATATTTGAACGACATAATAAtcgacttttatttaaaatgggtTCATAATAATGTGATACCAGAGACACAGCGGGAACGTGCTTTTATTTTCAGTACATTCTTTTATAAACGTTTAACAACGCTGACACGCCATCATCATAACCCCGACAAAGACGTTAAACAGACTGCAGCACAAAAGCGGCATGCTCGTGTTCAAAATTGGACAAAGAATGTGAATTTGTTTGAAAAGGACTTCATCATTATTCCTATTAATGAGCAATCCCATTGGTTCTTAGCTATTATATGCTTCCCGACGTTGAAAGGTCCAGTTACATATGATACCAATATCCCAGTAGAACCGCAATTACTCAAGAAACAAA GAAAAAAGGTGTCACTGCAAATAGGTAATACGACGATTACACCACTCTCTAAAAGAGATAGCAGTACGATGTTAGCTGAAGTGTGTGGAGTTGGTGATGATGACAGCGAGCGTGATGAAGCAGAAGGAGACGAAAGTGATTTAGCATCCGAAGATAGCGATTTTGATAGTGGTGCAAGCACATCGGCTGTATCTGCAACAGTTAGTGGAGCGGTGGCGCCTTCCAACAGTAATACGTCTAATAACAATACAAGTAGCGGAGTTAAATCGCAAGCAATTAAACAgccattaatattgattttcgATTCTCTGGCGGGAGCTTCTCGAAGtcgtgttgttgcaacattgcgAGACTATCTGACATGTGAATATCGGGCGAAAATGCCTGATTCCACTCCTCATGTATTTAACAAAGATAATATGCCAGGCCATTGTGTGAAAGTGCCACAGCAAAATAACTTCACAGATTGTGGTCTATACTTATTGCAATATGTAGAACATTTTTTTAAGGATCCAATTAGAGACTATAGACTGCCAATCAAACAGTTAAGTAATTGGTTTGATACTTTAACAGTTACGCGTAAGCGCGAAGACATTTCGCAATTATTGCAACAATTGATGAACGAGAGAAATGGGCCAAATCATCAAGTTATTTTGCCGGAAATACCATTGCCCACTTCAAATGGCCAACTTGTCGAACCCCCTGAGGGTTATAATATTGAATTCGAAGAGGAAGAAACGTGCGAAGATGCAGCAGAGGAG gaCGATGATAATACGGATGCCGATGGCACACCGAATGATGCTGACGGTACTGCCAGTAGTACACACACAGATGAACTGGTTAGTGTTAAAGTACCAACTACAAAGACGGTGACAACCACGGCCTTAGTACCTACGCAGGGACGAAAAATTGTCGTAAAAAGGCGAATGCAACTAGTTAGCAACGCAACAGTTGGTAACAATAACAGCGAAACATTAACCACAACGGCGTCAGTTGTAACGGGGGCTACCGGGGGGCAAAATAATCGTAGTGGGAACCAAGCTAAATATCGCAAATTCGAATAA